A portion of the Candidatus Nitrosotenuis aquarius genome contains these proteins:
- a CDS encoding response regulator, translating to MVTKKPDFDLALTHLRNHQNMAAYNMLTGIADSLKKSDPIKAALSLILASECKNRQNKDSTSEAVEAGKLFFTFAKKEKSFTAKSAFLCAAKCFLKAGQYDSAKDAFEKSKEFTITQEEASRPVVIVDDSKAIVLKIQGYLNNLGYSNTHQFYTGNEGLAGCKKILKSNPIILLDMSLPDTNGDVIASKILEEKPDAQIILITADEKTTKRVKDTISSGVLAFIQKPFTIKELKDALATAESEFSLSKKQK from the coding sequence GTGGTAACAAAAAAGCCCGACTTTGATTTGGCACTAACACATCTGCGAAACCACCAAAACATGGCTGCATACAACATGCTGACTGGAATTGCAGACTCTCTTAAAAAATCCGACCCGATCAAGGCCGCACTGTCTTTAATTTTGGCATCAGAGTGCAAAAACCGCCAAAACAAGGACTCGACCAGCGAGGCAGTGGAGGCAGGAAAACTGTTCTTTACATTTGCAAAAAAAGAAAAAAGCTTTACAGCAAAGTCTGCGTTTTTGTGTGCGGCAAAATGTTTTCTAAAAGCAGGCCAATATGACTCTGCAAAAGACGCATTTGAAAAATCCAAAGAATTCACCATAACACAAGAAGAGGCCTCAAGGCCTGTCGTAATAGTAGACGACAGCAAGGCTATAGTTCTCAAAATCCAGGGATACCTAAACAACCTTGGCTATTCCAACACACACCAGTTTTACACGGGAAACGAAGGACTGGCTGGATGCAAAAAGATACTAAAGTCAAATCCTATAATATTGCTAGACATGAGTCTGCCTGACACAAACGGGGACGTCATTGCATCCAAAATCCTAGAAGAAAAGCCGGACGCTCAAATAATATTGATTACGGCAGATGAGAAAACCACAAAACGAGTCAAAGATACAATCAGCTCAGGCGTCTTGGCATTTATCCAAAAACCGTTTACCATAAAGGAACTAAAGGACGCACTAGCTACTGCAGAGTCTGAATTTTCCTTATCAAAGAAGCAAAAGTGA